A region of Hydrogenimonas cancrithermarum DNA encodes the following proteins:
- a CDS encoding NFACT RNA binding domain-containing protein, whose product MKFYELKAIATYLNGFGQIRSAERIDDNVIRLVFKREDAVGFDLSRGRSEIFAARVNAAVRSYHAPFDTMLKKRFNGAKIIRVDMPQDDKIIRIEASLQGAYKAQKSFLQLEFTGRHTNAIILDENGVVLEALRHVDSDASYRIVKPGVELKPLVPYRGKRAEGEIVEVEAWLEERARVRSERRLVQLKARHAQTLEKKIERLEKALQHLPDKAELENRAQMYAMYASIVLAHLHEIKPYDTELRTEDFEGNPVAIELPALPNPKRIGEHFYALSKRAANKAAHLHIEEENLKSRIAFYRRLLENLQRARNEGEISLLFPPKQQRKKRQAKAQCEIFWIDSFRVMVGRNERENEWVLKNAKAGDIWLHLKDRPSSHCIVQSGGRKQVPKEVIEKAAKICVETSVTQPGSYLVDVTNRRNVKIVKGAHVNYVNYDTIKVQKE is encoded by the coding sequence ATGAAATTTTATGAATTGAAAGCCATAGCGACATATTTGAACGGTTTTGGGCAGATACGATCTGCCGAACGCATCGACGACAATGTCATCCGGCTGGTTTTCAAGAGAGAAGATGCTGTCGGATTCGACCTTTCGCGTGGCCGCAGCGAAATTTTTGCGGCGAGAGTGAATGCGGCTGTTCGAAGTTACCATGCGCCGTTCGACACGATGCTCAAAAAGCGTTTCAACGGTGCGAAGATCATTCGGGTCGATATGCCGCAGGATGATAAGATCATTCGTATCGAAGCCTCTTTGCAAGGAGCCTACAAGGCGCAAAAAAGCTTTTTGCAACTCGAGTTCACCGGCCGTCATACGAATGCGATCATTCTGGATGAAAACGGGGTGGTTCTCGAAGCGCTGCGTCATGTCGACAGCGATGCAAGCTACCGGATCGTCAAGCCAGGGGTGGAGCTCAAGCCGCTGGTGCCCTACCGTGGCAAGCGTGCAGAAGGTGAGATCGTGGAGGTTGAAGCATGGCTCGAAGAGCGTGCAAGAGTGCGAAGCGAACGGCGTCTCGTTCAGCTCAAAGCGCGCCATGCCCAGACCCTCGAAAAAAAGATCGAACGTCTCGAGAAGGCGTTGCAGCACCTTCCCGACAAAGCGGAACTGGAGAACAGGGCGCAGATGTATGCGATGTACGCTTCGATCGTGCTGGCGCACCTTCATGAGATCAAGCCATACGATACAGAGCTGCGGACCGAAGATTTCGAAGGAAACCCTGTGGCGATCGAGCTTCCGGCGCTTCCGAATCCAAAGCGGATAGGGGAGCACTTTTACGCCCTTTCGAAACGGGCGGCCAACAAGGCGGCACATCTGCATATCGAAGAGGAGAATCTCAAAAGCCGTATCGCCTTCTACCGGAGGCTTTTGGAGAACCTGCAGCGGGCGCGGAACGAAGGGGAGATTTCGCTGCTCTTTCCACCGAAACAGCAACGGAAAAAACGGCAGGCCAAAGCACAGTGCGAAATCTTCTGGATCGATTCGTTTCGCGTTATGGTCGGGCGCAACGAGCGTGAGAACGAGTGGGTCCTGAAAAACGCCAAAGCCGGCGACATCTGGCTCCATCTCAAAGACCGTCCCTCTTCGCACTGCATTGTCCAAAGCGGCGGACGAAAGCAGGTGCCCAAAGAGGTGATCGAGAAGGCGGCCAAAATCTGTGTCGAGACAAGCGTCACTCAACCAGGCAGCTATCTGGTCGATGTTACCAATAGGCGCAATGTGAAAATCGTCAAAGGTGCGCATGTCAATTATGTCAACTACGATACGATAAAGGTCCAAAAAGAGTAA
- a CDS encoding methyl-accepting chemotaxis protein, with protein MKTTLALFKTIRAKFIANLVLSVIAIFISIIVAYSLAVKDVDTIMKTDIGSVADALQQETLYIAERDPKGYLDPAFKKHIYDIKIGKSGYVYLMDEKGTFVVHPKKEGKNFAGHDYVDKIRQDRRGGFLEYTSAATGQEKIVAYRYIAPWRLWIVPGVNKADYFENIQKSFMLWFSILGIGMVALLTLLNYITGMSILGPIRELDDVAKDLAEGEGDLTKRLPIKSDDEIGLAGRYVNQFIEKIQQLVRQAKRSGLATIEKIAMLGKKIDAVTKSAQETSEATAQTQHLADEIRRTVDASLHLSRETKERIDTIAGEMHLVTESIDRINNRISETAHIESDLTVQFAHLKDQAGSITEVLQMIYEIADQTNLLALNAAIEAARAGEHGRGFAVVADEVRKLAERTQKSLSEINATITVVTQSIADAGTLMGRNAANIEALLQQSGNAKTTIEAFYGKLDETAKMSDTNFESTRTIVEKIEKILQSIDRIDSLSSANSEEAEQMRRIGQELEAQAKELQTLLDTFKS; from the coding sequence ATGAAAACGACTCTCGCACTTTTTAAAACGATCCGCGCCAAATTCATCGCGAATCTTGTTCTGTCGGTCATCGCCATCTTTATCAGTATCATTGTAGCATACTCTCTCGCCGTCAAAGATGTCGATACGATCATGAAAACCGACATCGGTTCCGTTGCGGACGCCCTGCAGCAGGAGACGCTCTACATCGCCGAAAGAGATCCGAAAGGGTACCTCGACCCTGCCTTCAAAAAACATATCTACGACATTAAAATCGGAAAGAGCGGCTATGTCTATCTGATGGACGAAAAGGGGACGTTCGTCGTACATCCGAAAAAAGAGGGGAAAAACTTCGCCGGCCACGACTATGTCGACAAAATCCGCCAAGACAGAAGAGGCGGTTTCCTCGAGTACACCTCCGCCGCCACGGGCCAGGAGAAGATCGTCGCCTATCGATATATCGCTCCGTGGAGACTCTGGATCGTCCCGGGTGTCAACAAAGCGGACTATTTCGAAAATATTCAAAAAAGCTTCATGCTGTGGTTCAGTATTCTCGGGATCGGGATGGTCGCACTGCTGACACTGCTCAACTACATCACGGGAATGAGTATTCTTGGCCCTATCCGGGAGCTCGACGACGTCGCCAAAGACCTGGCCGAAGGTGAAGGCGACCTGACCAAACGCCTTCCGATCAAAAGCGACGACGAGATCGGACTGGCCGGCCGCTACGTCAACCAGTTCATCGAGAAGATCCAGCAGCTTGTCAGACAGGCAAAACGCAGCGGCCTGGCGACGATCGAAAAGATCGCCATGCTCGGCAAGAAGATCGATGCGGTGACGAAAAGTGCCCAGGAGACCTCCGAAGCGACGGCACAGACACAGCATCTGGCCGACGAGATCCGCCGAACCGTGGATGCATCGTTGCATCTCAGCAGAGAGACCAAAGAGCGGATCGACACCATCGCGGGCGAGATGCATCTGGTAACCGAATCGATCGACCGCATCAACAACCGTATCAGCGAAACGGCCCACATCGAATCGGATCTGACGGTTCAGTTTGCCCACCTCAAGGACCAGGCGGGGTCGATCACCGAAGTGTTGCAGATGATATACGAAATCGCCGACCAGACCAATCTTCTGGCACTCAACGCCGCGATCGAAGCGGCTCGGGCGGGGGAACACGGACGCGGCTTTGCCGTCGTAGCCGACGAAGTCCGAAAACTGGCCGAACGGACCCAAAAGAGTCTGAGTGAAATCAACGCCACGATCACGGTCGTCACGCAATCGATCGCAGATGCGGGAACACTGATGGGCAGGAATGCCGCGAATATCGAAGCGCTGCTCCAGCAAAGCGGCAATGCCAAAACGACCATCGAAGCTTTCTACGGAAAACTCGACGAAACAGCTAAAATGAGCGACACCAACTTCGAAAGTACCCGGACGATCGTAGAAAAGATAGAGAAGATTCTGCAGAGCATCGATCGGATCGATTCGCTCTCGTCCGCCAATAGCGAAGAGGCGGAACAGATGCGCCGTATCGGGCAAGAGCTGGAGGCCCAGGCAAAAGAGCTGCAAACCCTGTTGGATACCTTTAAAAGTTAA
- the leuC gene encoding 3-isopropylmalate dehydratase large subunit, with translation MGQTITEKIFSEHIGRDVKAGEIVRCDIDMVIGNDITTPISIRAFEESGATKLANPDGFSIVMDHFIPAKDIASANQAKISREFAYKHDLKHFFDEKDMGIEHALLPEKGLVVPGDVIIGADSHTCTHGALGAFSTGMGSTDLAFAMITGGNWFKVPETIKVVFTGKPGEHIYGKDLILELIRMIGVDGALYKALEFTGDTIEYLSMDDRFSLCNMAIEAGAKSGIIAVDEVTKAFLADKPLAREPKFHYSDPDAKYCQTIEIDVSKLEPVIAYPHLPSNGKPISQAVADDLKIDQVFIGSCTNGRLGDIKIAAEIVRGKRVARHTRMIVTPATQKILKAAEKAGYIDTLIDAGAVVSNPTCGACLGGYMGILGDNERCISTTNRNFVGRMGARSSEIYLANSAVAAASAIAGKIVDPRDI, from the coding sequence ATGGGACAGACCATTACCGAAAAGATTTTCAGCGAGCATATCGGACGCGACGTCAAAGCGGGCGAGATCGTTCGCTGCGACATCGACATGGTGATCGGCAACGACATCACGACGCCGATCTCGATCCGTGCGTTCGAAGAGAGCGGCGCGACGAAACTGGCCAATCCCGACGGCTTCTCGATCGTCATGGACCACTTCATTCCGGCCAAGGATATCGCCAGCGCCAACCAGGCGAAGATCAGCCGCGAATTCGCCTACAAGCATGACCTCAAACACTTTTTCGACGAGAAGGATATGGGGATCGAGCATGCGCTGCTGCCTGAAAAGGGGCTTGTCGTACCAGGTGACGTCATCATCGGTGCCGACAGCCACACCTGCACCCACGGCGCACTCGGCGCTTTCTCGACCGGGATGGGATCGACCGACCTGGCCTTCGCGATGATCACGGGCGGCAACTGGTTCAAAGTGCCCGAGACGATCAAGGTCGTTTTCACCGGAAAACCGGGCGAGCACATCTATGGCAAAGACCTGATCCTGGAGCTGATCCGCATGATCGGTGTCGACGGCGCGCTCTACAAGGCGCTCGAGTTTACCGGCGACACCATCGAATACCTCAGCATGGACGACCGCTTCAGCCTCTGCAACATGGCGATCGAAGCGGGTGCGAAGAGCGGTATCATCGCTGTGGACGAGGTTACAAAAGCGTTTCTTGCCGACAAACCACTGGCGCGCGAGCCGAAGTTCCACTACTCCGACCCCGATGCCAAATACTGCCAGACGATCGAGATCGATGTCAGCAAGCTCGAACCCGTCATCGCCTACCCGCACCTGCCGAGCAACGGCAAGCCGATCAGCCAGGCCGTCGCGGACGATCTGAAGATCGACCAGGTCTTTATCGGAAGCTGCACCAACGGGCGCCTCGGTGACATCAAAATCGCGGCGGAAATCGTCAGAGGCAAGCGTGTCGCACGCCATACCCGCATGATCGTCACGCCCGCAACCCAAAAGATTCTCAAAGCAGCCGAGAAAGCGGGCTACATCGACACACTGATCGATGCAGGCGCCGTCGTTTCCAACCCCACCTGCGGCGCATGCCTGGGGGGCTACATGGGAATCCTCGGCGACAATGAGCGCTGCATCTCCACGACCAACCGCAACTTCGTCGGCCGCATGGGCGCGCGAAGCAGTGAGATCTACCTCGCCAACTCCGCCGTCGCAGCCGCCAGCGCGATTGCGGGAAAAATCGTCGACCCACGCGATATCTAA
- the mobA gene encoding molybdenum cofactor guanylyltransferase MobA — MPRIPLPCVIFAGGRSSRMGEDKALLPFGGYATLAEYQYRRVSPLFKHTCISTKTDKFPFKATLVFDSKMRQTHAPTSGLIAVFKTLEEDAFFALGVDTPFVDESVIKKLVEAYEKEEADAIIAKSPNGIHPMCGIYTRKMLPRLEEMVANNQHRLGYLLKLSNTLFVNFQTDEPFFNLNYPEEYRTALKKSR, encoded by the coding sequence ATGCCCCGGATCCCTCTCCCCTGCGTCATCTTCGCCGGCGGCAGGAGTTCGCGCATGGGGGAGGACAAGGCACTGCTCCCCTTCGGCGGTTACGCTACACTCGCCGAGTATCAATACCGACGCGTTTCACCTCTTTTCAAGCATACCTGCATCAGCACGAAAACCGATAAATTTCCCTTCAAAGCAACACTTGTATTCGATAGCAAAATGCGCCAGACCCATGCCCCGACCTCCGGGCTCATCGCCGTATTCAAAACACTCGAAGAGGATGCTTTCTTCGCCCTTGGCGTCGACACCCCCTTCGTAGACGAATCCGTTATAAAAAAGCTTGTCGAAGCGTATGAAAAAGAGGAGGCCGATGCCATCATCGCCAAGAGCCCCAATGGCATCCACCCGATGTGTGGCATCTACACGAGAAAGATGTTACCCAGACTCGAAGAGATGGTCGCGAACAACCAGCATCGGCTAGGCTATCTGCTGAAACTCTCGAATACACTCTTCGTCAATTTCCAAACGGACGAACCGTTCTTCAACCTAAACTACCCGGAAGAATACAGAACGGCCCTGAAAAAATCCCGATAA
- a CDS encoding LysR family transcriptional regulator, with product MKATLRQMEIFLEVAHTGHLTKVAEKMGLSQSAVSMSIKELENIIGYKLFDRINKKLALNEKGRAFAEAIAPLVSKLNDIEEEFKNDENNGELLIGVSTTIADYLIPPIICDYMKSYPRVKVNLKIGNTRNIVEMIENGAIDLGFVEGNVDSTSIKQEVVGLDELIVVTGDRELASNEEGYYIDKLLDKRWILREEGSGTREVFLTHLGDMATQLNLFLELGHPESIKNMLIQSGKCLTCLPRISVMKELEREDLFEVKIKKLRFERQFLLIYHKDKYKTSLLNKFIYFTRMQLGKILER from the coding sequence ATGAAAGCAACACTGCGCCAAATGGAGATTTTTCTCGAGGTGGCTCATACCGGCCATCTGACCAAAGTAGCCGAAAAGATGGGGCTCAGTCAGTCGGCGGTGTCGATGTCGATCAAGGAGCTCGAAAATATCATCGGGTACAAACTTTTCGACCGCATCAACAAGAAACTCGCGCTCAATGAAAAGGGAAGGGCCTTCGCGGAGGCGATCGCGCCGCTTGTCAGCAAGCTCAACGATATCGAGGAGGAGTTCAAAAACGACGAAAATAACGGTGAGCTGCTGATCGGGGTGAGTACGACAATCGCCGATTACCTGATCCCTCCGATCATCTGCGACTATATGAAGAGCTATCCGCGGGTGAAAGTGAATCTGAAAATCGGCAATACCAGAAATATCGTGGAGATGATCGAAAACGGTGCCATCGACTTGGGATTCGTCGAAGGGAATGTCGATTCGACCTCGATCAAACAGGAGGTTGTGGGGCTCGACGAACTGATCGTCGTGACGGGAGACAGAGAGCTCGCCTCGAATGAGGAGGGGTATTATATCGACAAACTTCTGGACAAACGGTGGATCCTTCGGGAGGAGGGATCCGGAACGCGGGAAGTCTTTTTGACCCATCTTGGCGACATGGCGACACAGCTCAACCTCTTTTTGGAGCTCGGGCACCCGGAATCGATCAAAAATATGCTGATCCAGAGTGGCAAATGTCTCACCTGTCTGCCGCGTATCAGTGTGATGAAAGAGCTCGAACGCGAAGATCTCTTCGAGGTGAAGATCAAAAAACTGAGGTTCGAACGGCAGTTTCTTCTGATTTACCATAAAGACAAATACAAAACTTCTCTACTCAACAAGTTTATCTACTTTACGCGAATGCAGCTGGGCAAGATATTGGAGCGCTGA
- a CDS encoding YeiH family protein: MAFSPEKRKGTISGIIFVALVAASATYIAGLGPVQKLGISPLVVGIVIGIFYANTLHNHFPAAWETGIVFSAKKILRFAIVFYGFRITFQQIAEVGIEGFMVSLIMLSTTFIMGTWLGHKIFKLDRDTAMLTASGASVCGAAAVLATEPVLKAEEHKAAVAVSMVVLFGTIAMFLYPALLKAGIFHMTPQEFGIYAGGTIHEVAQVVAVGSIDGPDTEMAKAAVIVKMTRVIMIAPMLILLGIYLSYTAKKTGTEAGGVKLVIPWFAVYFIGMAGVNSLIQGYVESGASESMAQTIQSTIANINAIDTFLLTMAMTALGMGTRFAKFKGLGLAPLYAASAMFAWLVIGGYFITKWVVAVF, from the coding sequence ATGGCATTTTCACCCGAAAAAAGAAAAGGTACCATCAGCGGCATCATTTTCGTCGCACTCGTCGCAGCCTCCGCAACCTACATCGCAGGTCTCGGGCCGGTACAGAAACTCGGCATCTCCCCGCTTGTCGTCGGTATCGTCATCGGTATCTTCTACGCCAACACACTCCACAACCATTTCCCCGCGGCATGGGAGACGGGTATCGTCTTTTCAGCCAAGAAGATTCTTCGCTTCGCAATCGTTTTCTATGGGTTCAGGATCACCTTCCAGCAGATCGCCGAAGTGGGTATCGAAGGGTTCATGGTTTCGCTCATCATGCTCTCGACCACCTTCATCATGGGAACATGGCTCGGCCACAAAATCTTCAAACTCGACCGCGACACGGCGATGCTGACCGCATCGGGTGCCTCTGTCTGCGGTGCTGCCGCCGTTCTCGCGACCGAACCCGTACTGAAAGCCGAAGAGCACAAAGCCGCCGTCGCCGTCTCTATGGTCGTACTTTTCGGTACGATCGCGATGTTCCTCTACCCGGCACTCCTGAAAGCAGGTATCTTTCATATGACACCGCAGGAGTTTGGTATTTACGCCGGTGGCACCATTCATGAGGTGGCGCAGGTCGTCGCCGTCGGTTCCATCGACGGCCCCGATACCGAAATGGCCAAAGCCGCCGTCATCGTCAAGATGACCCGTGTCATCATGATCGCCCCGATGCTGATACTATTGGGCATCTACCTCTCCTATACTGCGAAGAAAACGGGTACTGAAGCTGGCGGTGTCAAACTGGTCATACCCTGGTTCGCCGTCTACTTCATCGGAATGGCAGGCGTCAACTCACTGATCCAGGGATATGTCGAAAGCGGCGCATCCGAAAGTATGGCACAGACGATCCAAAGCACCATCGCCAACATCAACGCCATCGATACCTTCCTCCTCACGATGGCGATGACGGCACTCGGAATGGGTACCCGCTTCGCCAAATTCAAAGGGCTTGGCCTCGCACCTCTCTACGCCGCCAGCGCCATGTTCGCCTGGCTCGTCATCGGCGGCTACTTCATCACGAAGTGGGTCGTGGCGGTCTTTTAG
- a CDS encoding dipeptide epimerase, with product MTITDIVFSTVEIPLKTPFVTALRRVENVEAVRVTLSTDGGLQGIGEAPPTEVITGENLQSIRSTIEAKIAPNMLHKPFETMEEVQKILHTSCKGATSAKAAVDIALYDLFCKQTCQPLYRFLGGENRSVETDVTISLNDPGTMAADARIALAEGFDILKVKVGGRDGRDIARLEGVRRAVPDALLLVDANQAWSETEALKMIGAVSDLGIELIEQPLPAENLEGMQAVTAQSPIPILADESVFTLEDAKRVIGTKAAEMINIKLMKCGGIYKAREIVEWCEARGVKCMMGSMLESPASIKAALQLAMAYPETIRYADLDSPLLYESIPQGSGMAFKGNEIFLS from the coding sequence GTGACGATTACGGATATCGTCTTTTCAACCGTTGAAATACCGCTCAAGACGCCTTTCGTCACGGCGTTGCGGCGTGTTGAAAATGTCGAAGCGGTCCGTGTGACGCTAAGCACGGACGGCGGTCTGCAGGGTATCGGCGAGGCGCCGCCCACCGAAGTGATTACGGGGGAAAATCTTCAATCGATCCGATCGACCATCGAGGCGAAGATCGCGCCGAATATGCTGCACAAACCTTTCGAAACGATGGAAGAGGTGCAAAAGATCCTTCATACAAGCTGCAAAGGCGCAACCAGTGCCAAAGCAGCCGTCGACATCGCACTTTACGATCTCTTTTGCAAGCAGACGTGCCAGCCGCTCTACCGATTCCTCGGTGGTGAAAACCGTTCCGTCGAAACCGACGTCACGATCAGCCTGAACGATCCCGGTACGATGGCTGCCGATGCAAGGATAGCTCTCGCCGAGGGCTTCGACATTCTCAAAGTCAAAGTGGGCGGCAGGGACGGTCGGGACATCGCACGACTTGAAGGTGTCAGGAGGGCCGTACCCGATGCCCTGCTTCTCGTCGATGCCAACCAGGCATGGAGCGAAACCGAAGCGCTGAAGATGATCGGTGCTGTCTCGGATCTTGGCATCGAGCTGATCGAACAACCTCTGCCGGCCGAAAATCTCGAGGGGATGCAGGCCGTCACCGCGCAAAGCCCCATCCCCATTCTCGCCGACGAGTCGGTCTTCACCCTCGAAGATGCCAAACGGGTTATCGGAACGAAAGCGGCCGAGATGATCAACATCAAACTGATGAAGTGCGGCGGCATTTACAAGGCACGGGAAATAGTGGAGTGGTGTGAAGCGAGGGGTGTGAAGTGCATGATGGGCTCGATGCTCGAAAGCCCCGCCTCGATCAAGGCGGCGCTTCAATTGGCGATGGCGTATCCTGAAACGATACGCTATGCGGATCTGGACAGTCCGCTGCTTTATGAAAGCATCCCGCAGGGGAGCGGGATGGCGTTCAAGGGAAACGAAATCTTTTTATCCTAA
- a CDS encoding DUF819 family protein, whose product MIASPLFYLVSIASIAAVFGIAERFDRTRRYFTYLPAIVLIYMAAMVAAQTGLWERNEAIGAVYKTAKNNLLPAMLFLMLLHVDLRRFLKLGRPLLIAYVAATLSIGIAFFLVFWSFGFGRDEAGLFGALCGSWMGGTANMLAVGSALNVNETMMGYTLVVDAVDYTFWVMLLLSLVRIAPLFARWSGAVESSVVLSDLGCACTIGPKRYWLLLGTAFAVAIVSQFVGMHLGGLGTTTWTVLVATFAGLVGAYTPLSRINGSNELASTMLLLLVALIGSRADFADFGAVPRYIAAGAAILALHALMMAIVAKKFKLDLFSIAVASLANIGGVASAPILAGAYNRALIGIAVLMAIMGYLIGTFGGLLVGYTLRWIAS is encoded by the coding sequence ATGATCGCCTCGCCGCTCTTCTATCTCGTCTCTATCGCCTCGATCGCCGCCGTTTTCGGCATTGCCGAACGCTTCGATCGTACCCGGCGTTACTTTACCTACCTGCCTGCCATCGTTTTGATCTACATGGCGGCGATGGTTGCGGCGCAGACGGGACTTTGGGAACGCAACGAAGCGATCGGCGCCGTCTACAAAACCGCCAAAAACAACCTTTTGCCGGCAATGCTCTTTCTGATGCTTCTGCACGTCGACCTGCGCCGTTTTCTGAAACTCGGCCGGCCGCTGCTCATTGCCTACGTCGCTGCGACACTCTCCATTGGCATCGCGTTTTTCCTCGTCTTTTGGAGTTTTGGATTTGGCCGGGATGAGGCGGGTCTTTTCGGTGCACTATGCGGCAGCTGGATGGGCGGTACAGCCAACATGCTCGCCGTCGGAAGTGCTCTGAATGTCAACGAAACGATGATGGGCTATACCCTCGTCGTCGATGCCGTAGACTATACCTTTTGGGTGATGCTGCTGCTTTCTCTCGTGCGTATCGCCCCGCTTTTTGCACGCTGGAGTGGCGCGGTGGAGAGTTCGGTTGTGCTCTCCGATCTCGGATGCGCCTGTACGATCGGCCCCAAACGCTACTGGCTGCTGCTGGGCACCGCCTTCGCCGTCGCCATCGTTTCGCAGTTCGTCGGCATGCATCTCGGAGGTTTGGGCACGACGACATGGACGGTACTCGTCGCCACCTTCGCCGGACTCGTTGGTGCCTATACACCGCTTTCACGTATCAACGGCTCGAACGAGCTGGCCTCCACGATGCTCCTTCTTCTGGTCGCCCTGATCGGTTCGCGTGCCGATTTTGCCGACTTTGGTGCAGTGCCGCGCTACATCGCTGCCGGCGCTGCCATTCTCGCGCTGCATGCACTTATGATGGCCATCGTGGCCAAAAAGTTCAAGCTCGATCTCTTCAGTATTGCCGTCGCTTCGCTCGCCAACATCGGTGGTGTCGCTTCGGCTCCCATTCTCGCCGGCGCCTATAATCGTGCACTCATCGGTATCGCCGTGCTGATGGCGATAATGGGGTATCTCATCGGTACCTTCGGCGGTCTGTTGGTCGGCTATACGCTGCGGTGGATCGCATCGTGA
- a CDS encoding N-acetylmuramoyl-L-alanine amidase, producing the protein MRFPLLWLLCLVSLFALDIVDKPIAFGPERVALTKAYMKTHYGIQMGEIGIIPKIIVIHYTATEDLEGAYRCFVDERLSGGRGDIAGASSLNVSAHFLVDRNGAVYKLMDETTMARHVIGLNHCSIGIENVGGVHGPGDLTPAQLKANIELVRYLMKKYPTIEYLIGHHEYRRFEGHPLWREKDAGYRTRKSDPGNDFMRALRRHFPSLKPAP; encoded by the coding sequence TTGAGGTTCCCGCTGCTTTGGCTTCTTTGTCTTGTCTCGCTGTTTGCGCTCGATATCGTCGACAAACCCATCGCATTCGGTCCGGAACGCGTCGCGCTCACCAAAGCCTATATGAAAACCCATTACGGCATTCAAATGGGAGAGATCGGGATCATCCCTAAAATCATCGTCATCCATTATACGGCGACGGAGGATTTGGAGGGAGCCTATCGCTGTTTCGTCGACGAAAGATTGTCCGGGGGCCGAGGCGACATCGCCGGAGCTTCGTCACTCAACGTTTCGGCCCATTTCCTTGTCGATCGCAACGGGGCCGTCTACAAGTTGATGGATGAGACGACGATGGCGCGCCATGTCATTGGTCTCAACCACTGCAGTATCGGCATCGAAAATGTCGGAGGCGTTCACGGTCCCGGCGATCTGACGCCGGCGCAGCTGAAGGCGAATATCGAGCTGGTGCGTTATCTGATGAAAAAATACCCGACCATCGAGTATCTGATCGGGCACCATGAGTATCGCCGTTTCGAAGGGCACCCGCTCTGGCGTGAGAAAGATGCGGGGTACCGTACACGCAAGAGCGATCCGGGAAACGATTTCATGCGAGCCCTTCGCCGCCATTTTCCATCACTCAAACCGGCCCCATGA